The Phalacrocorax carbo chromosome 2, bPhaCar2.1, whole genome shotgun sequence region CAGCCGCCTCTCGCACAGCTGCCCGGCAGAGGCTGGAGCGGATGGCAGCTGCGAGCTGTGACACCCTGGCAGGGGGTGTTAATGATTTAGGGGGAGGAAGGCCAAATTTTGGGGCTTTTCAGCCCTGTCCAATGCTTGCGTTGAGTGCTGTCATCCCACCATCCTTCTCCTCACCCCTGCTACCACAGACCTTACACTCAAACCTTCCCACAACGAGTAGCACTGGATTTTGGTATCTAAAGTAGCAATTGTGCTCCAATGATAAAAAGAAAGCTGTCAGCTAGCCCTGACAAAGGAGGGCTGTTGAGTGCCCTGTAATGGAAGGCGCCCAGTTGCTACTATACGTTACCAGATGATGAATTTAAAGCTGTTCACCCGCAAGGCAGACATAAGTGTCATGTACCTCCATTAGCTCAAAGCCTCTGGTTTAATTTGCGGTTTGCAATGCCCCAGCAGGAATAAGCCTCCATCCTGAGCTAGCCTAAATCTCAACACTTACAGCCCCTACATCTTGCAGGATAGTGTGAGGAGGGTGGGAGCCTCCAGTGCTGGTCTGATAAAATCCTAATCTATCTAATCTATCCCTAATATGTGGGATTTCTGTTGTTAATGTGTCAAGTCTCTGTTAGCAGAGGGTAAGTTTACAGGATAATTTCACCTGGCGTTAGCAATCATTGTCAGTGTGCACATTTTACTAGAGTAGATGCTTAGATGTGCAGTAATCAAAATGAGGAGGTATGCCCGAGAACATGAGTTTTGTCCCCCCCCAGACTGTCAGCATGGTTATTGCTGCTGTTCACACAGGTTTTCAAACATTTTGAGGCTTACAAATTTTCACTTTGATaactgtgtgtgtgcatgtatgtgtgcatgtgtgcatgtgtccGTGCAAACACCACAGACACAGCTTTAATTCCTTTGAAATCCGAAGCTGCCAAAAGCCATCTGGGTAGGAAGGCTCTTTGCCTGATGTCTCCTGTAATCTGACAGAAACTTTGCTGTTCTCCATCGGTGCTGGTGGGGAAAGTTGTGAGGTGTGATTTCAGGGCAAATGTGGATCTGTTCATCCTGAGCAATGAATTTTAAGAGTTGCAGCAAATAGTGTAAAGAAACCTACAGGTATTACATTAGACCAGCTGaacctaattttatttttaagttttattcaGAAGCATCACATAGCAAGTAAACTTCAAAATCTAAGTTTAGTTACAAACTagttgtttcttattttttttttccagtccccttttgctttcttttacgACCACATGAAACTTGAGAAGCCATCTAAAGCTAAATCATTTAGTGGAGTTGGGCAATTCCCAAGTGTCCAACAAGAAGGCCTGGTTTAGGCTGCGATGGCCACTGTCATTCCTGGTGATTTGTCAGAAGTAAGAGATACCCAGAAAGTCCCTTCAGGGAAACGTAAGCGTGGTGaaaccaaaccaagaaaaaactTTCCTTGCCAACTGTGTGACAAGGCCTTTAACAGTGTTGAGAAATTAAAGGTTCACTCATACTCTCACACAGGAGAGAGGCCCTACAAGTGCACACAACAAGACTGCACCAAGGCCTTTGTTTCTAAGTACAAATTACTAAGGTATTAAACTCTATTTATCTTTCAGATTATATTATCTATTTTATGTTGGCCGTGTTAAGCCGTGTAAAAGTATATATTTGTGTACGCCTTCAGCTGATTGCAGAGAGGATGTGTTAATTAAAGTAGCCATTGGATTGTTTCTAGAATTCTAAATTACCTAAGTTTGCAAGCTAATgtctttgattttgtttcttaatttgttttctgcttttgttttctgtttgtttgtttgttgttttattttttttaatgagcgTAGAATTTTCATTTGTATAAGGAATTGTCACGAGAAAAAAGAGTATGGACTGAAAATTTTTTGGTTATGGACTTTTACATGAGTACTTTCATACTTGCCCGTATACCCCTGTTACAGTAGCTAAAACCCACCAAAACTAAGGTGTCAATTTAAGTGAAATGGCTCACGTTTTGCTATATTTAAATTTGTCAAACTGTCTTTGTAGTGTCATGCTTTCAGTTAAAAGGTTCTGTTGCAAAGCAGCCCTTAGTGTAGTATTTAGCTGCCATTAAAAAATGAGCACATATGTTTTTTGATCAAAATAATTACTTACAGAATATATCTGTGTTTAAAGGCATATGGCTACTCATTCTCCTGAGAAAACCCACAAGTGTAATTATTGTGAGAAAATGTTTCACCGAAAAGATCACCTAAAGAATCACCTACATACACACAATCCCAACAAAGAGGCCTTTAAGTGTGAAGAATGTGGAAAGAACTACAATACCAAGCTTGGGTTCAAACGTCACCTGGCTTTGCATGCTGCAACAAGCGGTGACCTCACCTGTAAGGTATGTTTGCAGACTTTTGAAAGCACAGGAGTGCTGCTGGAGCACCTAAAAACTCACGCAGGCAAGTCATCGGGTGgagtgaaggagaaaaagcaccAGTGTGAACACTGTGATCGTCGGTTCTACACCCGAAAGGATGTCCGTAGACACATGGTAGTGCACACTGGAAGAAAGGACTTCCTCTGTCAGTACTGTGCACAGAGATTTGGGCGGAAGGATCACCTCACGCGCCACATGAAGAAAAGTCACAACCAAGAACTTTTGAAGGTCAAAACAGAGCCAATGGACCTTCTAGATCCCTTTACCTGCAATGTTTCTGTGCCTATTAAGGATGAGCTGCTTCCAGTGATGTCTTTACCTTCCAGTGAACTGACATCAAAGCCATTTACAAACACTTTGCAATTAAATCTCTACAACACTCAGATTCAGTCCATGCAGAGTTCTGCATCTGCACACCAAATGGTTGCCACATCGTTGCCATTGGGAATGCCTTGTCCAATAGATATGGAGTCTGTCCACCCTTCTCACCAGCTATCGTTGAAATATCCACTCGGTACTACCTCATATGCAATTTCTATGCCTGAAAAAGAACAGCCATTGAAAGGGGAAATCGAAAGTTACCTAATGGAGTTGCAAAGTGGTATGCCTTCTTCATCCCAGGATTCTCAAGCATCTTCATCAAAACTAGGGCTGGATCCACAAGTAGGGCCACTAGATGATGGGTCTGGGGAGGTTTCCCTTTCCAAGGGCTCCGTTCCTATTAGCGAACCTCTAAACACCCCATCATTGGACTTTTCCCAGCTGTTCAACTTCATACCTGTAAATGGCCCTCCCTATAATCCTTCTGTTTCAGTGGGAAACCTCGGAATGAGTTATACGCAAGAGGAGGCACATTCTTCTATGACTCAACTTCCACCACAAACCCAGGATCCACAAGATCCTAGCAATAGTATAGGTCTTGGGTCTCTGCACTCGTTGTCAGCAGCTTTCACAAGCAGTCTAAGCACAACCACCACCCTACCACGATTTCATCAAGCTTTCCAATAGGATGTACAAAGCTGGCTTGTTACTGTCTATTTGTAGAAATGCCTTAGGTGACCATTTTTAACTTAGTGCCTACTATAAGACATTATAAATTCTCTGCTTTTGTACAGTACCAATCTCATGAAGCCAGTaagaaatttaaattaacttttttaaaatgttttgaaagtgTTTATTCTCAGCTgtgtttactttgttttttattttaaacagtctcgttttcattttcactgccAATTGACACACTTAAAATGTTCAGTAGAAAGTCATCCCCGGCAAACTTTCAACACTCATCCctttcttaaaacttttaacCACACCAGCTATTCTGTTTCATTGATGTCAGTGGTAGAACTACCACTTTTaccttttaatgtattttagtaTTTGCAAAGAATCCAATTATGTATCACAAAGGTTCCTGaagatttggggaaaaaaattctcaagtCCCTTTCCAAACAAATCCTCTTCCCAAATGGTAACACATCTGATCTGTTCTAGAATGACAAatctaaatttttaaaataaatatagaattcagatttttctgaaaacttgtctgtgtatatatagaagtccatatatacacatgtacatatatatagcATTTTGACTTGTATTGAAGTCATTATAAAAGGTGTTAAgaattttgccattttctgGCTTAAATTTTTGTGGCCTGTTATggataacagaagaaaaaaaaatttagtttaaTGCTCTAAAATCATGGCTGAACAGAATTTCAACAGAGAATCTCTGCTTGCCTAAATGACAAATGTTTCAAGTTGAATTTGGAACTGTGTTGTTGTGCTTTCATGACTCTGGTAGAGGGAAACAGGCGAAATTAATGGCTGATCTTGAAATATAAAAGCATTGTAATTTAGTAATGCAGAATATTTTGTCgcagtttttgttttaattcttaacttgctgtttttttctctttagtagCATAGAAAGTACTGCATAGGAATCTTCCAATAGTGTATTCACATTTGTAGGCATCAGTCTTCTCCCAGCTGCCACCGCCAAAGGGTGGATCAAGTCCAGCCAGAAAGTGTGTAtctattttcagttcaataCTAGTGTGCAGTCAGAGAGTGAATGTAAATTTGCAAAtatcagtttttgttttgttttggtttttttttttattggaatGATCTTTTCAGTTGTGTTACATGGTGTGTTATGTCCTCCTAAGCAACAAGTTAGATGTTGATCACACTTTCTACACCTGGGTACTTGGTTAGGGACTTTTTGCCCATTGCCAAGATTTAAAGACAGGACTCTTAGGAGTGAAGTAAAAGCATATTGCTTACACCACTTTTACCTAATGCAATATATTCTATTCCCCAACCCCTAATAaccaaaagaggaaaaaaaaaccacaccagcccTGTGATGCATGAAAGCAAACTAGATTTGCTGTAATTCAACAATAACATTCTTTTCCTTGTCATTTTTGtacaaggaattaaaaaatagaaatcgCGTACATTAATATCTCTCAAACAATAATGAGGTTTCATACAAGGTTTTAAGTGGTTAAACTAACTATacttcacagaaacaaaagttGCTCCCATTTAAGGAGCTCATGCTCCAGATGTTTTATCAGTAgctcctacttttttttttttaattctaggaGCAATATGCAGGTGTAGTTTTACTATTTTATACATAtgtgtatttaaattttattactgaaagataacatttttataaatgtgTTTGTGTTCCAAAGGCATTAAAGTGAGGATGTATTAATAAGGAAAATACCTTTTGAAATTCTGCAAACTACTCCTAGATTTTGGGTTTAGGAGCACGTTATCTCAAAGTGGGCTTTTAGCTCTGCTTCATGACTGCTTCCTCTGGTTTCTGTGAAACAGATTGCTCGCTTACTTACATCTTTAGTTGAATGATTTGTtcaatattgctttttttcttgtcacctttctaaaggaaagaaaaacagagatgaaCAGAGCACAAGGTGAATGCAACCGAATGTAACTCTAGTTTAAATCAGCAACCATAACGCATCTAGGAGGAACTCGGGTTTATTCTCAGTCCTTTAAATCAATCTGAGATGAAGATAAGTGGACTTAATTCTTCCAGTGGGCCATGTCCCGCACGGAGCCGAGCATCTGCAGCAGAGGGAAATTGCGAGTGCTCGGCATCCTGCGGCCGGCCCGGCAGCGTGGCCAGGCAGCACTGCACgtcctgggcagcctctggCACACAAAGTTCCAACCTGTAGCGGCTGTTTATCAGTCTCTGTTGCCGATTAGACTtgattaaacaaacaaaacccaacagacaCTTTGCCAACACCCGTTTCTTAGCGTGTAGCCAGAATCCTTACTACTTTGTTCATGCCTTAGCTTCCTGAAAAGGGATTGACATTTCACTTTGGAGTTAGACGTACATTTCACTTGAGAAATAGGGACCTCAGACAAGATATTGAACCTCATTCAGTCAGGGTTTCAGTGGGTGGCTGCGCCGAGTGCGTTTGCCACTGAACTAGGATGTATGGTAACGTGGAAGTAGACTGACACTGTAAGCAATACTACCACCACCGGAGTGCTTTTGAGTATCACTTAGGCAGAGTCAATATTGGCCACTACTAAAATGTCAGGTTTTAAACCCTGTTTTCTCGATTTCAGATGGATTCTcggcgggaggggggagggCTGGCTGATCATGCACCACTCTTTGTGCAACTTCTAAATTCtagtaaggtttttttttttttaatatatatatttttgtgtacTTGTTGCTTGTGCTTTATTTAGTAGTAAAATGTGGAATAGAGTGATTTATTGTTAATTTGGCAGTAGCGGTTTTTAAAAACCATATACTGACTGAAACATGAGCCAGAGCTGATTGCTTTATTAAGCTAATAATGAATGTTAAGAGTACATATTTTCAGGATCATTTGCCTAGTGAGCTAAACATGTATTATAGgccaatattttttaaaataaagcttggTCAACCTCTATGTTACACATATTACAAGATATAGcactttcaaaaagaaaacctaaaccTTTTAAGAAAATTTCTTACAGGTTATGCTTTTTATTATAAAACCTTTTATTATAATTTGTTTCAAGTGCCATTAGATTACATATATGTAGGCCTTTGGTATAATGCTTTGTGTACAAAATGGTAGACATTGTAATTTTAAACAGGTacatttttacagtgttttcttatcaATTTGCTATATTGCACAGAACCAGTGTGTCTTTCTTAAGGGTTTTACAATGGTTTTTACTAGGTTTACATGTTTCAAACTACACTGTCTTCTACTGCCATTTTGAATACCAGTCAAAAGAAATTAGGAGTTTGTCCTCACCGATTGCAAACTGTGTCCTCTGGAGTTCTGGATGGTAACCTATGGCAAAAATGTTTAACGTGCAGtatttgatacagatttttttcatcatatCCTATCACCGCTATGCTGCTGTCTGAAGTTAACttggggcctgatcctgcatcTGTAAAGGTCGAGAGGAGCAGGATTGCATCCTTTGTTATGTCTGTCTCATACACTGGTTTAGCAGCTCATCCTGTATTCTTCTCAGTCTATCGATAAGCCTCTGAAATAAATGTACTTACCTGGTATGTAGTAAACCGTATAGGCTTAGCTGCCCATCCTGCATCCTCCCAGTGTACAGTTAAAGCCACAGCCTACTTAGCATCACGCTCAACGTACAGATAACGCCACAGTAGTTCAAAATGCGTTTGGATAGTCCCAAAACTTTTATGCAATAAGGGTGTCTTACTTTTGTTGGAAGGCAGTGTCTTTTGATAACAGTTATCTAGCCCTGGAAGTGACACAGAACTATTGCTAATCATATGTAAACACTTTTCAGTATAAGCTTCAGTGGTACAGTTGAACCAGAGTGAATGTTTATCTCCTCAGAAACACTCCTGCAATATTGTTATATTGGATCATGCTGCTAATGTAACTTGGGATACAACTCCTCTCATGGTGCTACAAACCTCCCTGTCTCATTCAGATGTATTTTTACCCATAGAAAAAAGGACTATACTAGACCTATAGTTGtatgatatatttttatactgtGACTTAATTTGTCATTAATGAACTTTGTGCAACACCACAATGTATTCATAAGCACTTGCAAAAGTAAGATTTTGGACATGCAAATTTAAACGctgacaagcccagctcttgTTCACAAAAATAGGTGACTGCTAGTTAAAATTGAATGTGGGCTTTTTATATGGTGTGGAGTGAAGAATATACTATATATTACTAAAAGCCTTGGAATTTAGACAAAAACTGGGAAATGTATATTGGGGAATGATGACACACCCAAACCTGACTCAGATtgctgaaattatatttttagctAGTAGAAAAATTGTTTGGATTTGTATGCTAAAATGGTTTAATGGTAAAAGTTTTGAGTCaaaaatagagggaaaaaaaaaaccacagaaaacccTGCATTCCAGACTGAATTTGTATatgtttcttgcatttaaaatttgCTATCCTGTGATATGGGAAATCGAGTTGCTTATCATGTATATgtactttaaaatgtattcaCAAACTACTGTTGTATTTGTATAAAATATAGACAAAAAGattgcatatatatttttgtgtataaGCTCTGTAAAATAGCAATCACATTATGAAGCTGCAGCAgaacttcattttaaacattcaCATCCAAAGAAACAGACTATTTATTGTCCACATACCCTGATTATAAAATATACCTTGCTGCTATTAAACAATAGTGCTGCAGCTTCTTGTGGCCTACAGTGTTATGTTTGCTGTACAAAAATATGTGAACTCCACAAAATATATCAATAAAATTACAGAATGGTTTTAGTTAATGAATAACTTATGCCTGGCATTTCAATAGATAATCTTGATCTGCATGTTTGGGA contains the following coding sequences:
- the PLAG1 gene encoding zinc finger protein PLAG1 isoform X1, whose product is MATVIPGDLSEVRDTQKVPSGKRKRGETKPRKNFPCQLCDKAFNSVEKLKVHSYSHTGERPYKCTQQDCTKAFVSKYKLLRHMATHSPEKTHKCNYCEKMFHRKDHLKNHLHTHNPNKEAFKCEECGKNYNTKLGFKRHLALHAATSGDLTCKVCLQTFESTGVLLEHLKTHAGKSSGGVKEKKHQCEHCDRRFYTRKDVRRHMVVHTGRKDFLCQYCAQRFGRKDHLTRHMKKSHNQELLKVKTEPMDLLDPFTCNVSVPIKDELLPVMSLPSSELTSKPFTNTLQLNLYNTQIQSMQSSASAHQMVATSLPLGMPCPIDMESVHPSHQLSLKYPLGTTSYAISMPEKEQPLKGEIESYLMELQSGMPSSSQDSQASSSKLGLDPQVGPLDDGSGEVSLSKGSVPISEPLNTPSLDFSQLFNFIPVNGPPYNPSVSVGNLGMSYTQEEAHSSMTQLPPQTQDPQDPSNSIGLGSLHSLSAAFTSSLSTTTTLPRFHQAFQ
- the PLAG1 gene encoding zinc finger protein PLAG1 isoform X2; the encoded protein is MATHSPEKTHKCNYCEKMFHRKDHLKNHLHTHNPNKEAFKCEECGKNYNTKLGFKRHLALHAATSGDLTCKVCLQTFESTGVLLEHLKTHAGKSSGGVKEKKHQCEHCDRRFYTRKDVRRHMVVHTGRKDFLCQYCAQRFGRKDHLTRHMKKSHNQELLKVKTEPMDLLDPFTCNVSVPIKDELLPVMSLPSSELTSKPFTNTLQLNLYNTQIQSMQSSASAHQMVATSLPLGMPCPIDMESVHPSHQLSLKYPLGTTSYAISMPEKEQPLKGEIESYLMELQSGMPSSSQDSQASSSKLGLDPQVGPLDDGSGEVSLSKGSVPISEPLNTPSLDFSQLFNFIPVNGPPYNPSVSVGNLGMSYTQEEAHSSMTQLPPQTQDPQDPSNSIGLGSLHSLSAAFTSSLSTTTTLPRFHQAFQ